In Aedes albopictus strain Foshan chromosome 3, AalbF5, whole genome shotgun sequence, the following are encoded in one genomic region:
- the LOC109425031 gene encoding serine protease gd-like: MSSQAPCRAASLLALVFTISGISIAQGQYLRSPCPDIFTYQVDPNTKQIFGYVEIDNIQVGQTVKLNIDLSIAAPVPQNNVGSIALAKSKDEIFNDIVHGNPAQYRVNFPLQNILPSVLSIAVNGQTICTGSLVQGHQTTINLEHTLYTRVEPNGFPGNNGYQPNNGFLSNNQFQYQRPVYTVPPRPTRPQFSYTEPVTQRVTAPAVFMQPITSRPVPMRTTVAPPTNYACGKPSANGFNQLAFNGKRVNKGQFPWIAPLFDQSDAQTPSYFCGSTIISNRHLITAAHCIYDAGDFMSADRILAVPGMYNIDNFADDNANFAFIDSVHPHNDYINDDDLNDADIAILRLKKVLIYTEYIIPICLWNDANDLDRVVNQEGIVAGWGVTETGPSTVPTFIKASIVSKRSCRDNVEKMLPINSRVFCADGHGSAPCNGDSGTGFVLKRGNQYYLRGIVSKGQQDPETLLCDVRKFAIYTDVALFRYWIKTIMS, translated from the exons ATGTCATCTCAGGCCCCCTGCAGAGCAGCTAGTTTATTGGCATTGGTGTTCACAATCTCCGGAATCAGCATAGCGCAAGGACAGTATCTGCGGTCTCCATGTCCAGATATTTTCACCTACCAAGTTGATCCTAATACCAAACAAATCTTCGGCTACGTAGAGATCGACAACATTCAAGTGGGTCAAACGGTCAAACTGAATATTGATCTATCCATTGCTGCGCCAGTCCCACAG aATAACGTTGGATCTATCGCACTTGCtaaatcgaaagatgaaatcttcAACGACATTGTGCATGGCAACCCCGCGCAGTACCGGGTCAACTTCCCGCTGCAAAACATTCTACCGAGCGTTCTCAGTATAGCCGTCAATGGCCAAACTATTTGCACGGGAAGCCTTGTCCAAGGACACCAAACTACCATCAATCTGGAGCATACGCTATACACACGAGTAGAACCAAATGGCTTCCCAGGCAACAACGGTTATCAACCCAACAACGGATTCCTTAGCAATAACCAATTCCAGTACCAACGGCCCGTTTACACCGTTCCTCCCAGGCCCACTAGGCCGCAGTTTAGCTATACAGAACCTGTAACACAACGTGTGACTGCACCTGCTGTATTTATGCAACCTATCACTAGTCGTCCAGTCCCCATGCGGACTACCGTTGCACCTCCAACCAATTA CGCTTGTGGCAAGCCATCTGCCAACGGCTTCAACCAGCTTGCCTTCAACGGTAAGCGTGTGAACAAAGGCCAATTTCCGTGGATTGCCCCTCTGTTTGATCAGTCTGATGCTCAAACGCCATCCTATTTCTGCGGCAGTACCATTATCTCCAACAGACATCTCATCACTGCAGCCCATTGCATCTACGATGCCGGCGACTTCATGTCCGCCGATCGGATACTTGCCGTTCCGGGAATGTACAACATTGATAACTTTGCAGATGATAATGCAAATTTTGCGTTCATAGATAGCGTACATCCGCACAATGATTACATCAATGACGATGACCTGAACGACGCGGACATAGCCATTCTGCGGCTAAAGAAGGTGTTGATCTACACAGAGTATATTATTCCGATATGCCTGTGGAACGATGCCAACGACCTGGATCGGGTCGTCAACCAGGAAGGTATCGTGGCCGGCTGGGGAGTCACCGAAACAGGCCCATCAACGGTGCCCACTTTTATCAAGGCTTCGATCGTGTCAAAAAGATCCTGTCGAGACAATGTGGAGAAGATGCTTCCCATTAATTCGCGGGTATTCTGTGCCGATGGCCATGGATCAGCACCGTGCAACGGCGATTCCGGTACCGGGTTTGTGCTCAAACGTGGCAACCAGTACTATTTGCGAGGAATAGTGTCCAAAGGTCAACAGGATCCCGAAACTCTACTATGCGACGTGAGAAAATTCGCAATCTACACGGATGTTGCACTGTTTAGATATTGGATCAAAACGATCATGAGTTAG